One Zeugodacus cucurbitae isolate PBARC_wt_2022May chromosome 3, idZeuCucr1.2, whole genome shotgun sequence genomic region harbors:
- the LOC105217408 gene encoding uncharacterized protein LOC105217408 isoform X3, with the protein MLPSDIRDKMEKNVDEKLNSLEKYVPFINYLLHLDEDKYKKFKDIQHWIVSRKRYPMNVLQKIEQSIITQYRNLFYDDGICSFWKIIVALNLLLKLLSYCENRPYYGVFYKKNCLKNKVPKHIMDIFNTHAHAKCFRVNLCSDDEDNAESSSDIEEFDDDVIIVSTSPQDKVQSQAETAKQCGKLQEKSSISQCDKSKEQETASKPVLDPCITDEPICIDSDDDEDEVQNSTVPVEEELCVTEKQLFKRRRDFIDNVEEKDESRAIEKETYKNQQNELNKEKGNPNEVVELQKEELDFENMDIDQLKQIYEDLTKECGIDVDQLLKSITQSTDLENNKNKSPHDDFASSPIYPNSCVPVNPYPEAYANIMQPNVYTMPPQATLRLNLKDPRIIKLLERSNTLHMISMGTPVRNVTQSAALPIPEPTTYGEYKRLKAEQAKKAELKKLEEARKAELKSADELKRLNEAEELKRIEEEKRTEELRKIGEAKRAEELKIIEKAKKAEELIKIEGAKKAEELKRKEEAKRTEKLKREEEAKRAHELKRIEIAKRADEVKIIEESKISEDLRNREEAKKIEKLRRMEEAKRTKNRKELWKNNQKNKITEAEDTRITDKTKREVYAEKAGLVRTSKDNQTNLKTKINNLDNNTALSKENEAPYQSTEISSSTYVSNEEETDLRSIILNTILPYGDKILNVLGKGNQLQELNDKLTTLENSKKVTEQINATNASSVSHQISSVASTAVNRSDHNTKTVNNARNEHRREERTQSVLNFKKSQKSKKRPRKEKEPKAKPTYKRIRSISSSSSTTSESSSMSSTTSLPLTKRRRESQTLVKEPIVKLRRLSPETIFKYMKIPLASECKTINIRLVEDVKRTEKTVHHLVKEKPKKLNIKYKNIEKLMLNDNTTFCVLCKSKPSDLTNHYKRVHKTESYVARLSRSTLHYLENNVPFAQKLPKVAKLQKYSVKCAFCEDKIEDKFINFYKHFSKHTGEYAFQCDNCKLEKPYEFDIQSHKCHAKSCRNAAIRTLYQYPPNVLAIYLYCCKICNFVQLNEANTFKHLRDHHEKRQDDSSCIKRYILTAIKDEETCGKSPESDTKYELLMKDADEDILVKNEAILEEGITDFHKDEKEKVEANGSTLLLDRRPAFESALSTGLAMIELPYTNYTKYSSILNTNLISPNSAQQNDIQPIVLSTLENLKIASVSSSFDYIKTECSDTLPIQKENYSCKKVLQNSSNISYRQYPSGASYFGLYKCMATDCLFSTDAKEEILQHLKEHLSSECPPEGCLLCAYCQLDAEICTTHEMLIEHIEKNHQQSQFQCSVCCYRGISPSHVSLHFKHGHPEQEFQIVYQCALDIALDTSIPTNISELLKENVIPLVCPLNDCTRNFQSVIWMKNHLMHAHSLPIKSDCIAALEKYTCIYCTMNFCDLEMVRNHLVMCHPDKQPYVCERVLLPEKEEDLLQNLTITFVSLPIIPVESIRYVKMKPEFGLNSTNDMSGTEITDISGNITDVPAANQIECDTKPNLEQLVKTAEESVKASLQKLVTSTGISPNLLYHCPEPTCGGFFSTYDLWHRHMSLRHCCVLSICPHCVNNKKTELPLVDFKEHFQQHCCHLYGCFHCGETFSNEQASRDHITLAHIDINPNTSAIHLEKVPLYFNQSFNILLKSEEKKERYTLLLELQEVVQNRYKYIDKLINDSLKTQWIVPYTATWLENFPSFKSNERFKRKCFCQNCPFQTYDNEIFYAHLRETHQVKNSKFACAKCHFNVSCESWEPIIDHIKMHVLNIHICSVCSYYHHNRQKIRQHLTQEHRFRDVPIVTIIRSSVNTQISLAVVFAEQRKTFSTIKRCFCCDKSSNSWQAYVSHLKKAHFLTLQYFCEICDESLKLTECDAHFTNCHSTASLRIRCQIATNTQISIDSIMPLKLAIEPKSSDPLGVVKVIKQEPCDMDTESDSDIELITEDDIVIANDVNMCESQQNPKDIRCVNFRNLQSQHTNIGNFDVLHVLPQPLVPGAVRIPQMQQQLQLQSQFIPQYVPPASPIIAMNAKNASLAVPRMAMHSQNLNFADNTLNNNCSLQNIQR; encoded by the exons gataaaatggagaaaaatgtggatgaaaaattaaatagtctGGAAAAGTATGTGCCATTCATAAATTACTTGCTGCACTTAGAtgaagataaatataaaaaatttaaagacatTCAACATTGGattgtttcgagaaaaag GTACCCAATGAATGTACTACAAAAGATTGAGCAATCCATTATAACGCAGTATAGAAATTTGTTTTATGATGATGGG ATTTGCTCATTTTGGAAAATTATAGTTGCATTGAATTTGCTACTTAAGCTACTTAGTTACTGTGAGAATCGTCCGTACTATGgcgtgttttataaaaaaaattgcttaaaaaat AAAGTGCCCAAACATATTATGGATATTTTTAATACACATGCGCATGCTAAATGCTTTAGAGTTAATTTGTGCTCCGATGACGAAGATAACGCTGAAAGCTCATCGGATATTGAAGAATTCGATGATGATGTTATTATTGTATCCACATCACCACAAGATAAAGTGCAGTCACAAGCAGAAACGGCAAAGCAATGTGGCAAACTTCAAGAGAAATCCTCAATTTCGCAATGCGATAAAAGCAAAGAACAGGAAACAGCTTCCAAGCCCGTTTTAGATCCTTGTATAACGGACGAACCAATATGCATAGATTCCGATGATGATGAGGATGAAGTACAGAATTCTACAGTTCCAGTTGAAGAAGAATTGTGCGTCACTGAGAAGCAACTTTTTAAACGGAGACGAGATTTTATAGATAACGTTGAAGAAAAAGACGAAAGTAGAGCAATTGAAAAAGAAACGTATAAGAATCAACAAAATGAGTTGAACAAAGAGAAGGGTAATCCAAACGAGGTCGTTGAATTGCAAAAGGAGGAAttagattttgaaaatatggATATAGATCAGTTGAAACAAATCTATGAGGATTTAACCAAGGAATGCGGCATTGATGTGGACCAATTATTAAAAAGCATAACACAATCAACGGAcctagaaaataataaaaacaagtcgCCGCATGATGATTTTGCAAGTTCACCAATTTACCCAAATTCGTGCGTTCCTGTGAATCCTTACCCCGAAGCGTATGCCAATATAATGCAACCAAATGTATATACTATGCCACCTCAAGCAACCCTTCGGTTGAATTTAAAAGACCCgcgaattattaaattattagaaaGATCTAATACTCTGCATATGATTTCAATGGGTACGCCAGTAAGAAATGTTACTCAATCGGCGGCATTGCCTATACCTGAGCCTACAACCTATGGTGAATATAAACGGCTAAAAGCGGAGCAAGCGAAAAAGGCAGAATTGAAGAAGTTAGAAGAAGCAAGGAAAGCGGAACTGAAAAGCGCAGACGAATTGAAGAGATTAAATGAAGCAGAAGAATTAAAGAGAATAGAGGAAGAGAAGAGAACTGAAGAATTGAGAAAAATCGGCGAAGCAAAAAGAGCagaggaattaaaaataatagagaAAGCGAAGAAAGCTGaggaattaataaaaattgaggGAGCGAAGAAAGCTGAGGAGCTGAAGAGAAAAGAGGAGGCGAAAAGAACAGAAAAGTTGAAGAGAGAAGAGGAAGCAAAAAGAGCACATGAATTGAAGAGAATAGAGATAGCGAAGAGAGCAGACGAAGTGAAAATAATAGAAGAATCGAAAATATCAGAGGATTTGAGAAATAGGGAAGAAGCGAAGAAAATAGAGAAATTAAGAAGAATGGAGGAAGCGAAGAGAACAAAAAACCGTAAAGAATTATggaaaaataaccaaaaaaataaaattacggaAGCAGAAGATACAAGAATAACGGACAAAACGAAAAGAGAAGTTTATGCGGAAAAAGCTGGATTGGTGAGAACATCGAAAGATAATCAAACAAACCTGAAGACGAAAATAAATAATCTCGACAATAATACGGCATTATCGAAAGAAAATGAAGCGCCATATCAAAGTACTGAAATTTCCAGTAGCACCTATGTATCAAATGAAGAGGAGACTGATTTGAGAAGCATAATTTTGAATACTATTCTACCATATGGCGACAAAATACTAAATGTTCTTGGAAAAGGCAATCAGTTACAAGAACTAAATGATAAATTAACAACAttggaaaattcaaaaaaagtaaCCGAGCAAATAAATGCAACTAATGCATCATCAGTAAGTCATCAAATATCATCTGTTGCTTCTACTGCAGTGAATAGGAGTGATCATAATACTAAGACCGTAAACAATGCTCGAAATGAACATCGTCGAGAAGAGCGGACACAAAGCGTGCTTAATTTTAAGAAATCACAAAAGAGCAAGAAGAGGCCGCGAAAAGAAAAGGAGCCAAAAGCAAAACCCACTTACAAAAGGATACGTAGTATTTCCTCGTCTTCGTCGACAACGTCGGAATCGTCGTCCATGTCATCGACAACATCACTTCCTTTAACTAAACGAAGAAGAGAAAGTCAAACGTTGGTTAAGGAACCAATTGTAAAATTAAGAAGACTTTCACCGGAAACTATTTTCAAATACATGAAAATACCGTTAGCAAGCGAATGTAAAACCATAAACATTCGCTTAGTGGAAGACGTGAAAAGAACAGAGAAAACCGTACATCATTTGGTCAAGGAGAAAccgaaaaaactaaatataaaatacaaaaatattgaaaagcttATGTTAAATGATAATACGActttttgtgtgttatgtaaatcaAAACCCTCCGATTTAACGAATCACTACAAAAGAGTACACAAAACCGAATCTTATGTGGCACGTCTCAGTAGATCGACTTTACATTATTTGGAAAACAACGTCCCATTCGCACAAAAATTGCCAAAAGTCGCAAAACTTCAAAAGTACTCAGTTAAATGTGCTTTTTGTGAGGATAAAATAGAAGATAAGTTCATAAATTTctataaacatttttcaaaacataCCGGCGAATATGCTTTTCAATGTGATAACTGTAAGTTGGAAAAACCTTATGAATTTGACATACAATCGCACAAATGCCATGCGAAGTCCTGTCGCAATGCTGCCATTAGAACACTCTATCAATATCCACCAAATGTGCTagccatatatttatattgttgtaaaatatgcaattttgtgCAATTAAATGAAGCCAATACATTTAAACATTTGCGGGATCATCACGAGAAACGGCAAGATGATTCGAGTTGTATTAAAAGATATATACTCACAGCTATAAAAGATGAGGAGACGTGTGGGAAATCGCCTGAATCAGATACAAAATATGAATTACTAATGAAGGATGCTGATGAAGATATATTGGTGAAAAATGAGGCGATACTGGAGGAGGGAATAACCGATTTCCATAAAGATGAAAAAGAGAAAGTAGAAGCAAATGGATCAACGTTATTGCTGGATAGACGTCCAGCGTTCGAAAGCGCACTTAGCACCGGCTTAGCTATGATAGAACTTCCATATACCAACTACACTAAATACTCCTCTATACTAAACACAAATTTGATTTCTCCAAACTCGGCACAACAAAATGATATACAACCTATAGTTTTGTCGACATTGGAAAATCTTAAAATTGCGAGTGTTTCATCGAGTTTCGACTACATAAAAACGGAATGCTCTGACACACTgccaatacaaaaagaaaattatagttGTAAGAAAGTACTGCAAAATTCAAGCAACATTTCGTATCGCCAATATCCAAGTGGCGCGTCTTATTTCGGCTTATACAAATGCATGGCCACTGATTGTCTATTCTCAACGGACGCAAAAGAGGAAATATTGCAGCATCTGAAGGAGCATTTGAGCAGTGAATGTCCACCCGAAGGCTGTTTACTATGTGCCTACTGTCAATTAGACGCAGAGATTTGCACTACACATGAAATGTTGATTGAACACATTGAAAAAAACCACCAACAGTCCCAGTTTCAATGCTCTGTTTGTTGCTATCGTGGAATTTCACCAAGCCATGTTTCATTGCATTTTAAGCATGGGCATCCGGAACAAGAATTTCAGATTGTATATCAATGTGCGTTAGATATCGCTTTAGATACTAGTATACCAACAAATATCTCCGAATTGCTGAAAGAAAATGTGATACCGCTGGTTTGTCCGCTTAACG aTTGTACACGGAATTTTCAGAGTGTAATTTGGATGAAAAACCATCTAATGCACGCACACTCTTTACCCATTAAAAGTGATTGTATTGCAGCGCTTGAAAAATATACCTGTATATATTGTACGATGAATTTTTGTGATTTGGAGATGGTCAGGAATCATTTGGTTATGTGCCATCCCGACAAACAACCTTACGTTTGCGAGAGAGTTTTACTTCCAGAAAAAGAG gAGGATTTACTGCAAAATTTAACGATAACATTTGTCTCATTGCCAATCATACCAGTTGAAAGTATCAGATATGTGAAGATGAAGCCAGAATTCGGTTTGAACTCAACGAATGACATGTCTGGAACAGAAATAACAGATATATCGGGCAATATAACCGATGTCCCTGCAGCAAATCAGATTGAGTGTGACACCAAGCCAAATTTAGAGCAATTAGTGAAAACAGCTGAAGAGAGCGTCAAAGCCAGTTTACAGAAATTGGTCACAAGCACAGGCATCTCACCCAATTTACTCTATCATTGCCCAGAGCCGACATGTGGCGGATTTTTCTCAACCTATGATTTGTGGCATCGACATATGAGTCTGCGGCATTGTTGTGTTTTAAGCATTTGCCCACATTGCGTCAACAACAAGAAGACCGAATTGCCATTGGTTGATTTCAAAGAGCACTTCCAACAACACTGTTGTCATCTATATGGTTGTTTCCATTGCGGCGAAACTTTCTCAAATGAGCAGGCATCAAGAGATCACATTACGCTTGCACATATAGATATAAATCCAAACACTTCGGCAATACATCTGGAAAAGGTGCCACTCTACTTCAATCAGTCTTTTAATATACTGCTGAAATcggaagaaaagaaagaaagatatACCTTATTGTTGGAGTTGCAAGAAGTCGTACAAAATCGCTATAAATATATCGATAAATTGATCAACGATTCATTGAAAACGCAGTGGATTGTGCCTTATACAGCTACTTGGTTGGAGAACTTTCCAAGTTTCAAAAGCAATGAAAGGTTCAAGCGGAAATGCTTTTGTCAGAATTGTCCCTTCCAAACTtatgataatgaaatattttacgcACATTTAAGGGAAACCCATCAGGTTAAGAATAGTAAATTTGCCTGTGCCAAGTGTCATTTTAACGTATCGTGCGAAAGTTGGGAACCCATCATTGATCACATAAAGATGCATGTGCTTAACATACACATTTGCTCCGTGTGCTCATATTATCATCACAATCGACAAAAAATACGCCAACACTTAACACAAGAGCATCGCTTCAGAGACGTGCCGATTGTGACTATTATACGTTCGTCTGTTAATACTCAAATTTCGTTAGCCGTCGTATTTGCAGAGCAAAGGAAAACATTTTCCACCATTAAACGTTGTTTTTGCTGCGATAAAAGCAGTAATTCGTGGCAGGCATATGTCTCACATTTGAAGAAAGCACACTTTTTgacattgcaatatttttgcgaAATCTGTGATGAATCACTTAAGCTCACAGAATGTGATGCGCATTTTACtaactgccattcaacagcatCGTTGAGAATACGCTGCCAAATTGCAACTAACACTCAAATATCAATCGATAGCATTATGCCATTGAAACTCGCAATCGAACCAAAAAGTAGTGATCCGCTTGGTGTAGTAAAAGTAATTAAGCAAGAACCCTGTGATATGGATACGGAAAGTGATAGTGATATTGAACTAATTACTGAAGATGATATTGTCATTGCTAATGATGTGAACATGTGTGAATCTCAACAAAATCCAAAAGATATTAGATGTGTAAACTTTAGGAATTTACAAAGTCAGCACACAAACATCGGTAATTTTGATGTCTTGCATGTGTTGCCACAACCATTAGTACCAGGTGCAGTGCGAATTCCACAGATGCAGCAACAGCTACAACTGCAGTCACAATTCATTCCACAATACGTGCCTCCAGCGAGCCCCATCATAGCAATGAATGCTAAAAACGCGTCGTTGGCTGTCCCACGCATGGCAATGCAcagtcaaaatttaaatttcgcaG ACAATACTTTGAACAACAATTGCTCTCTCCAAAACATCCAACGGTGA